The Abditibacteriaceae bacterium DNA window TTCCCGATGAGCCAAACGGTAACCACTTCGGCGGCGCTTCTTGGCGACCGTGTGCCCGCGCTCCACCAGAAGAGCCTCATCTGCTGGGTGCCGTAGGTATAGCGGGCTGCCGAGCTAGGCTGACCGACAAAGCGGCTGGCTTGGCGCTGTGAGCACTTATCGACTCGGACGAGATGCTCGACCGCCGCTTATTCTGGTTTTTTTCGGGACATACTCACCAGTTTTTAGTGCTTATCTCCTCGAGACTGTCGATCTCCATGTCGCGGTCGGCAAGCAAGTTTATCTAGCAGGCGTCTCCTCTTTCGCATTGATACAAACGCTGCCCCTCTCTGTAGTTGAGGCCGCCTAACGGCTGGCTCGATTCACCAGTTTTCACCGTAATAAATTTAAAAAAACCGAACTATTTGCAAAAAGCGTTTAAACATTGGTTTGAGCGGGTATATATTGATTGTTCCATTGTTGTTCTAATTGGGTTTCACTCTTCTTCTAATGCACGCTACTGTCTCCCGCTCACTTCGCCGTCAACCTAAAACGCAGAAAGTATGCGTCCGGCTGACAGAAATGGCGCATGAGTTGGGGCCGGATGCTAAATTTCCGCCGGTGTTGGAGCTGCGCGATGAAATGGGTGTAAGTCTCGGCACGCTCAACAGTGCGATGAAAGTTTTGGAAGCCGATAACATCATTTATCGCATTCAGGGAGTTGGCGTTTTCGTCTCGCCTTCGCTGCAGCGCCATGTTTCTCTGGTGTGCACACCAGATTTCTTCCAACAATCTTCTTCTTCACCGTTCTGGCAACTGATGGTCGAAAGTGCTGGCGAGCGGGCAAAGGCAAAGAACGAAGCGTTCAGTTGCCATTTTACGGTTCCTGGCGGTCACAAAGGCACACCCTTACACGCGGGTCTGGCACGCGAAATCGAAGCGCGTGAGTTGCACGGTGTTCTGGGAATTGGCTTGGATCAGGAAACGGCTACCTGGATTGAAGAGCGTGGTATTCCGTTTGTCGCCTTCGCCGGCCCGGGCCCTTGGACCGTGGGTTTGGACACGCATCGGCTAATCGAGATGGGCGTGGCCGAACTGGTGTCACTGGGCTGCAAGCGCCTTTCCAGTTGGAATGCAGGTTCATCCATAAATCGACCTATCGTGATCGAGGCCGAGATCGAAACGGACATGAAGTGGCGTGAATTGGTGCGCGCTCATGGTCTCGAAGTGCATGAACGGTGGCTACGAAACAAGGCTCACATGAATTGTGTGGGAGTTTCGCATCAGGAGCAAGGATATGACCTAGCATACGAAATGTTTTCCGAACCGCGCTCCACTTGGCCTGACGGCATATTATGCCACGATGACATGATGACGCACGGTATGTTGCTGGCGTTGGAAAGGTTGGGTGTGCACGTCGGCATAGATGTACAAATTGTCAGTCACTCGAACCGGAATTCGACCGTACTCATGGGGCGCGAGCATCTGATTACGCGCCTAGAGTTCGACCCGGCTGAAATCGTGCGCACTATGTTCGATATTCTAGAAACCGCAATGGATGGCGGTTCCTACGAAGACAAAATCACCGAGGTTCGGCCTACGCTTCACCGGCCGGTCTAATATTTTATTGCTGCTTTTGCAGCCACTTTCTGGAGGAAAGACAATGACACGTTTCGATACTCAGTCGCGTTCTTCGCGCAAATCAGGTTTTACCCTGATCGAGCTTCTTGTTGTAATCGCTATTATAGCAATTTTGGCGTCGATCCTATTCCCGGTTTTCGCCCGTGCCCGCGAAAACGCGCGGCGTTCGAGCTGCAGCAGCAATCTGAAGCAGATCGGCTTGGGGTTCGCGCAATATACTCAAGATTATGACGGGCGGTTTCCTACCGAGCGATATAATGCTGGTGAAACGCCGATTTATGGAAACGATCACATCGCGTGGTGGAAAACCATGCAGTCTTATATCAAGAGTCGCCAGATATTCGTTTGTCCCAGCGATGCAGCCAGCGTCCGTTGTTGCGGCTACACACAACGTAGCTATGCCATGAACGATGCAGTCCAACAGGGCTGGAACTGGGGCGCAGTAAGCTTTAGGCCGGGGCGGACAGAGTCAGAAATCCAAGCTGCTGCAACCACGATTCTCGTAACCGAAGTCGCGTCAGTAAATGGCGACTTCGAGCCAACTTGGGATCTACATAATCTTGGAACTTTGAATAAGCCAGGTGTAGTGGGAGCGGCTGAGGGTGATTCTCAGACTTATAAAGGCGGACCCCGTCACTTCGACGGTTGGAACTATATGTTCGCCGACGGTCATGTGAAGTTCTTAATGCCTGCGGCGACCGTCAACACTACAGCAGGCGGCAGTTTATCCAGCCCCAAGGGGTATTGGACACTTGATGCGAACGACTAAGGCCACCACTGTAATTTAAGAAATAACCTCATGAGAATCAAACATTACGTGCGCGTGGCTCCATACATGGTAGCTCTGACCATGTCGATTTGTCTTTCTGGATGCAGCAGCAGCCAAGATGCTAAGCGGGTAACTGGGGCGCATCCAAGCACCGCTACCATCAAAGATGAGATTAATAAAGTGGAAAGCGATAAGTTGCTTTCAGCCGACCAAAAGCGGCTGCGAATCGAGCAACTCCAACGCGTCCCCATGAAGAAATAACAAGGCAAAAAGCAACGGCTGACATGAACACGTCAGCCGTTGCTTTTTGCGTTATTATTTCTTTAGTTAATGCATAGGCTCTCATATAATCATTCGTCGCATCCGCGTGTCCTAGAAATGAACGATTTCAGCTCATTGGAAATTTGGGTAAAGAAGTTCTCCTTCCTAGACTTTATGCTCAACCGAGGTGAGGTTGGGACCGTGTTCCCCAAAGTGTTCTTGTTTGCGTCCATGACTCTTATTGTCATTGGTGGGTGTCAAAACGACGCTTTGGAAAAAAAAGTTTTGGAATTGGAAACCGAAATTGTCCATAATCCGCCAGTCCCTAAACAAGTTGCACAGTTCGTGGACGCGACCGGTTCCTCTGGTTTGAAGTTCCGCCATCGAAATGGCTTTTCTGAGCTAATGCTAATGCCCGAGTCTTTGGGAAGCGGTGCGGCGTGGTTCGATTACGATGGCGATGGTGATCAAGATGTATTTTTGGTCAATGGCCGCCACTGGACGCCAGGCGAAGTGCGAAGCGCCAAATCAGCTTCCCGCGCGGCGCAACAAAAAGTTTTCTCTCAACAAAAAGGAACTCGCATCCGCAATTCGAGCGCAGCGCGAGTTGAATCTCGAGAGTTCGCGAAGAAACGGGCTACTGGCACTCTCTTTCGCAATGAGAAAGGCAAATTCCGCGATGTGACCAGCGGCTCTGGGTTGGATGTGGAAATGCAGGGAATGGGAGTGGTCGCGGGTGATTATGATGCCGATGGTCGCATCGATCTTTACCTGACAGGAGTTGGGCGCAATTTTTTGTTCCGCAACTTGGGGCAAGGGCGCTTTGCCGATCGCAGCAGTTTTGCGGGCGTGCGCGGCGAAAATTGGAGCACAAGCGCCGCATTTCTGGACTTCGACCGCGACGGGCGCCTCGATTTATTCGTAGGGCGATATGTGCGCTGGCATCCCTCGATAGACCCATTTTCTTCAGACCAGGGTGTACGTATCTATTCCCCTCCCCAGGCTTACGCAGGGCAACATAACCTGCTATTTCGGAATTTGGGTGGCGGACGTTTCGCCGATGTCTCGCGTTCGGCGGGGTTGGACACGCCAAACGCGAAGCGCAACGGCAAAGCGCTGGGGGTTGCTTTAAGCGATTTCAACAATGATGGATGGATCGATGTTGTAGTCGCCAACGATGGAACGC harbors:
- a CDS encoding CRTAC1 family protein translates to MNDFSSLEIWVKKFSFLDFMLNRGEVGTVFPKVFLFASMTLIVIGGCQNDALEKKVLELETEIVHNPPVPKQVAQFVDATGSSGLKFRHRNGFSELMLMPESLGSGAAWFDYDGDGDQDVFLVNGRHWTPGEVRSAKSASRAAQQKVFSQQKGTRIRNSSAARVESREFAKKRATGTLFRNEKGKFRDVTSGSGLDVEMQGMGVVAGDYDADGRIDLYLTGVGRNFLFRNLGQGRFADRSSFAGVRGENWSTSAAFLDFDRDGRLDLFVGRYVRWHPSIDPFSSDQGVRIYSPPQAYAGQHNLLFRNLGGGRFADVSRSAGLDTPNAKRNGKALGVALSDFNNDGWIDVVVANDGTPNCQFENQRNGTFKDVAQRTGLTGSPSGKPRAGMGIDTANIDDSDRESVVVGNFSGEMLALYRNDGRGVFRDIAVTSGIGGASVNYLTFGLAFIDADLDGRLDILTANGHVEPAIAQLDRGNVTYAQRPLLFRNQGAGRFLEVGQSSGKAFQRPVVARGLACADYDLDGDIDALFTTNGGAPMLLRNVGGNSNNALRVILEGTRANRSAIGATVVAQVQNRTLRQRVKSGSSYLSQSELPLTFGLERASAVKTLIVNWPRGGQTRLLNVKANQILHVREGVGVVNKSPLLSSMR
- a CDS encoding DUF1559 domain-containing protein; amino-acid sequence: MTRFDTQSRSSRKSGFTLIELLVVIAIIAILASILFPVFARARENARRSSCSSNLKQIGLGFAQYTQDYDGRFPTERYNAGETPIYGNDHIAWWKTMQSYIKSRQIFVCPSDAASVRCCGYTQRSYAMNDAVQQGWNWGAVSFRPGRTESEIQAAATTILVTEVASVNGDFEPTWDLHNLGTLNKPGVVGAAEGDSQTYKGGPRHFDGWNYMFADGHVKFLMPAATVNTTAGGSLSSPKGYWTLDAND
- a CDS encoding substrate-binding domain-containing protein; translated protein: MAHELGPDAKFPPVLELRDEMGVSLGTLNSAMKVLEADNIIYRIQGVGVFVSPSLQRHVSLVCTPDFFQQSSSSPFWQLMVESAGERAKAKNEAFSCHFTVPGGHKGTPLHAGLAREIEARELHGVLGIGLDQETATWIEERGIPFVAFAGPGPWTVGLDTHRLIEMGVAELVSLGCKRLSSWNAGSSINRPIVIEAEIETDMKWRELVRAHGLEVHERWLRNKAHMNCVGVSHQEQGYDLAYEMFSEPRSTWPDGILCHDDMMTHGMLLALERLGVHVGIDVQIVSHSNRNSTVLMGREHLITRLEFDPAEIVRTMFDILETAMDGGSYEDKITEVRPTLHRPV